In Pantoea cypripedii, the following proteins share a genomic window:
- the agp gene encoding bifunctional glucose-1-phosphatase/inositol phosphatase, giving the protein MIKKLSLCALSVIAALPMGMAAQAAEGDMQLQQVLMLSRHNLRAPLANNGSVLEQSTKKSWPQWDVPGGQLTTKGGVLEVYMGNYTRQWLAQQGLVENGVCPDSSNVFVYANSLQRTVATAQFFVNGAFPGCDIAVTHQDAMGTMDPVFNPVVTDGSDDFNKKALTAMTAANEKLALKPAYQYLEKIVDYKSSPACNGKKQCDLSSGQNTFSADNGKEPNVNGPLKVGNSLIDAFTLQYYEGFPLDQVAWGQIKTPEQWKELAAIKNDYQDALFTSPDVAREVAAPLVDYIRSQLIDQDKANAPKVTLMVGHDSNIASLLSALQVKPYELPGNDEKTPIGGQVVFERWHDAKNNKDLLKVEYVYQTSDQLRNADVLSLKNPPKRVTLQLAGCDADANGYCSWDQFASVLNAALQGTPLQPAAPAPAAAQPEQAAAPATTSDDAQVQADQAAADKATADKAAADKAAAQKAADAKAAEEKVKADKAAEAKAKAEKATAQKAAEEKAKADAAAAEKAKADAPAKSDKSEAPAPAASN; this is encoded by the coding sequence ATGATCAAGAAACTGAGTCTTTGCGCGTTGTCAGTCATCGCTGCATTACCGATGGGCATGGCAGCGCAGGCTGCGGAAGGGGACATGCAGCTGCAGCAGGTACTGATGCTGAGCCGTCACAATCTGCGCGCACCGCTGGCGAACAACGGCAGCGTGCTGGAGCAATCAACGAAAAAAAGCTGGCCGCAATGGGATGTGCCCGGTGGGCAGCTCACCACCAAAGGTGGAGTGCTGGAAGTCTACATGGGTAACTATACCCGTCAGTGGCTGGCTCAGCAGGGCCTGGTTGAAAACGGCGTCTGCCCGGATAGCAGCAACGTGTTTGTCTATGCCAACAGCCTGCAACGCACCGTAGCAACGGCTCAGTTCTTCGTGAATGGTGCTTTCCCTGGATGCGACATCGCCGTGACGCATCAGGATGCCATGGGGACCATGGATCCGGTGTTCAATCCGGTGGTGACTGATGGCAGCGACGATTTCAATAAAAAAGCCCTGACGGCGATGACCGCGGCCAATGAAAAGCTGGCGTTAAAACCCGCTTACCAATACCTCGAAAAAATTGTTGATTACAAATCCTCGCCAGCCTGCAACGGCAAGAAGCAGTGTGATTTGAGCAGTGGCCAGAACACCTTTAGCGCCGACAATGGTAAAGAACCGAACGTCAATGGCCCGCTGAAGGTTGGAAATTCGCTGATCGATGCTTTCACCCTGCAATATTACGAAGGTTTCCCGCTGGATCAGGTTGCCTGGGGGCAGATCAAAACGCCTGAGCAGTGGAAAGAGCTGGCAGCGATTAAAAATGATTATCAGGATGCGTTGTTCACTTCACCAGATGTGGCACGCGAAGTGGCGGCACCGCTGGTGGATTACATCCGCAGCCAGCTGATCGATCAGGACAAAGCCAACGCGCCGAAAGTGACGTTGATGGTGGGACATGACTCGAATATCGCTTCGCTACTCAGCGCGTTGCAGGTGAAGCCGTATGAGCTGCCGGGCAACGATGAGAAGACGCCGATTGGTGGCCAGGTGGTATTTGAACGCTGGCACGATGCGAAAAACAACAAAGACCTGCTGAAGGTGGAATATGTCTACCAGACCAGCGATCAGCTGCGTAACGCTGATGTGCTGAGCCTGAAGAATCCGCCGAAACGTGTCACGCTACAACTGGCGGGTTGTGATGCCGATGCCAATGGGTATTGCAGCTGGGATCAATTCGCCAGCGTGCTGAATGCCGCCTTGCAGGGCACGCCGTTGCAGCCTGCTGCTCCGGCACCGGCTGCTGCGCAACCAGAACAAGCTGCCGCGCCAGCGACGACCAGCGATGATGCGCAGGTACAGGCAGATCAAGCCGCTGCTGACAAAGCCACCGCAGATAAAGCGGCGGCGGATAAAGCTGCTGCGCAGAAAGCGGCAGATGCCAAAGCGGCAGAAGAGAAGGTGAAAGCCGACAAAGCTGCGGAAGCGAAGGCGAAAGCTGAGAAAGCGACAGCCCAGAAAGCAGCGGAAGAGAAAGCGAAAGCAGATGCGGCGGCGGCAGAGAAGGCCAAAGCGGATGCGCCAGCTAAATCAGACAAGAGCGAAGCGCCTGCCCCGGCGGCCAGCAACTAA
- a CDS encoding NAD-dependent succinate-semialdehyde dehydrogenase — MSSYQSINPANNQLLKSWPSHDGAYVQQALETADRLYHSDWCKGDIQPRLQVLKRLADLIDARVEQLATIASQEMGKLIGQSRGEVKICAQIARYYAEHAATLLQPQAYPSDVGDAWLEYHPVGVIVAVEPWNFPYYQLMRVLAPNLALGNPVLAKHANIVPHCADAFEKLVHEAGAPPGAWTNLYISNDQVADLIADDRVQGVALTGSERAGSAVAQQAGKYLKKSTLELGGNDVFVVLDDADLDEAVRQGAQARLSNCGQVCTAAKRFIIHEKVAGPFMAKFSAALQSAVAGDPLDEKTTLGPLSSQDARERLIKQVDEAIAQGAKVEIGGRVIDGVGNYFQPTILTGLTPDNPAYYQEFFGPVAQVYVVASDSAAVALANDSHYGLGGSVWTRDIARGRKMAAQIETGMVFINSQSDTAAELPFGGVKRSGYGRELSDLGLKEFANQKLVVVAG; from the coding sequence ATGTCTTCCTACCAAAGTATCAATCCCGCCAATAACCAATTGCTGAAGAGCTGGCCATCGCATGATGGCGCTTATGTGCAGCAGGCGCTGGAAACTGCCGATCGTCTTTACCACTCCGACTGGTGCAAAGGAGATATCCAACCGCGACTGCAGGTGCTGAAACGTCTGGCAGATCTGATTGATGCGCGCGTTGAACAACTGGCCACCATCGCCAGCCAGGAGATGGGCAAGCTGATTGGTCAAAGCCGTGGCGAAGTTAAAATTTGTGCCCAAATCGCCCGCTACTATGCCGAACACGCGGCAACGCTGCTGCAACCGCAAGCCTATCCCAGCGATGTGGGTGATGCCTGGCTGGAATATCATCCGGTTGGCGTGATTGTGGCGGTGGAACCGTGGAACTTCCCCTATTACCAGTTGATGCGCGTGCTGGCTCCCAACCTGGCACTCGGCAACCCGGTGCTGGCAAAACACGCCAACATTGTGCCGCACTGCGCCGATGCCTTCGAAAAACTGGTCCATGAGGCAGGCGCACCTCCTGGAGCCTGGACCAATCTGTATATTTCGAATGATCAGGTGGCGGATTTGATCGCCGATGACCGTGTGCAGGGCGTGGCGCTCACCGGGTCCGAACGGGCAGGCAGTGCGGTAGCGCAGCAGGCCGGTAAGTATCTGAAGAAATCGACGCTGGAACTGGGTGGCAACGATGTGTTTGTGGTGCTGGACGATGCCGACCTCGATGAGGCGGTGCGCCAGGGGGCGCAGGCACGCCTCAGCAACTGTGGCCAGGTCTGTACCGCGGCGAAGCGCTTTATCATACATGAGAAGGTTGCCGGGCCCTTTATGGCAAAATTCAGCGCTGCGCTGCAATCGGCTGTCGCTGGCGATCCGCTGGATGAGAAAACCACTCTCGGTCCGCTGTCGTCACAGGATGCGCGTGAGCGTTTAATCAAACAGGTTGATGAGGCCATTGCACAGGGTGCTAAGGTCGAAATAGGCGGGCGTGTCATCGACGGCGTCGGCAATTATTTCCAGCCGACGATTCTCACCGGCCTGACGCCGGATAATCCGGCCTATTATCAGGAATTCTTCGGCCCGGTGGCTCAGGTCTATGTGGTGGCTAGCGACAGTGCTGCCGTGGCGCTGGCGAATGACTCACATTATGGCCTCGGTGGCTCGGTATGGACGCGGGATATTGCCCGCGGGCGTAAAATGGCAGCGCAAATCGAAACCGGTATGGTGTTTATCAATTCACAAAGCGATACCGCCGCAGAACTTCCTTTTGGTGGCGTGAAACGCTCAGGCTATGGACGGGAGCTGTCTGATCTCGGTCTGAAAGAATTCGCCAACCAGAAACTGGTGGTGGTGGCCGGATAA